The following proteins are co-located in the Heliorestis convoluta genome:
- a CDS encoding histidinol phosphate phosphatase — protein sequence MLFDTHIHTRFSTDSTMTIEEAIAVAEKKGIGLIVTEHLDLEYPEPGSFLFDLDEYFSEYERYRGESLRLGVEIGMLEGLHDQNQQIIEAYPFDYVIGSVHVVDMIEVHTEEFSRLGSKRKVYEKYFQAMNCCLENYDSIDSLGHIDYVARYARYPDKEIYYDELQEHIDAVLKTVAQKEKAIEINTRRLTKREIIEALIPIYKRFRTLGGTMVTLGSDAHKAADVGKGMKEALEIAEQCNLKVVTYRQRQAEVIRY from the coding sequence ATGCTTTTTGATACCCATATTCATACGCGTTTTTCCACTGACTCAACCATGACCATTGAAGAAGCCATCGCAGTGGCAGAGAAAAAAGGCATTGGCCTAATTGTTACAGAACATCTTGACCTAGAATATCCAGAACCAGGCTCTTTCCTATTCGATCTTGACGAGTATTTTTCTGAGTATGAGCGCTATCGGGGAGAAAGCCTGCGCTTAGGCGTAGAAATTGGCATGCTCGAAGGCTTGCATGACCAGAACCAACAAATTATCGAGGCCTATCCCTTTGACTATGTCATCGGCTCTGTTCATGTTGTTGATATGATAGAAGTTCACACAGAAGAGTTCTCACGCCTTGGCAGCAAAAGAAAAGTCTATGAAAAATACTTTCAAGCGATGAACTGCTGTCTAGAAAACTATGATAGCATCGACAGCCTCGGCCATATTGACTACGTCGCCCGCTATGCCCGCTACCCTGACAAAGAAATATACTACGATGAGCTGCAAGAACATATTGACGCCGTCTTAAAGACAGTGGCACAAAAAGAAAAAGCCATCGAAATCAATACAAGAAGACTTACCAAAAGAGAAATCATAGAAGCCCTGATCCCCATCTACAAACGCTTCCGCACCCTTGGTGGTACCATGGTCACCCTCGGCTCCGATGCTCATAAAGCTGCCGACGTAGGAAAAGGCATGAAAGAAGCATTAGAAATCGCCGAGCAATGTAACTTGAAAGTTGTGACCTATCGACAAAGACAAGCCGAAGTCATTCGCTACTAG
- a CDS encoding nitrous oxide-stimulated promoter family protein — protein MSKGRIEREKQTVQKMIELYCDHHHASTCKEKDSATLCHDCQSLFDYAMARLARCPFGEKKSTCGKCTVHCYKPDQREKIIAVMRYAGPKMIRYHPILALYHLIDGWKK, from the coding sequence ATGAGTAAAGGAAGAATTGAACGAGAAAAGCAGACGGTGCAAAAGATGATTGAACTTTATTGTGACCATCATCATGCATCAACATGCAAAGAAAAGGACAGTGCAACGTTATGTCACGATTGTCAAAGTCTTTTTGACTATGCCATGGCGCGCTTGGCACGCTGTCCCTTTGGTGAGAAGAAGTCCACTTGTGGGAAATGTACGGTCCATTGTTATAAGCCTGATCAGCGCGAGAAAATCATTGCCGTCATGCGTTATGCGGGACCAAAGATGATCCGCTATCATCCTATCTTGGCATTATACCATCTGATTGACGGATGGAAAAAATAA